A genomic region of Melanotaenia boesemani isolate fMelBoe1 chromosome 13, fMelBoe1.pri, whole genome shotgun sequence contains the following coding sequences:
- the LOC121652367 gene encoding cytosolic sulfotransferase 3-like, translating to MDCITRPELVDFHGVSMTHYFTDNWENVQNFQARPDDILIATYPKAGTTWVSYILDLLYFGQISPERQTSIPIYDRVPFLEIIVPGLDSGKDLIDNLPTTPRLIKTHLPIQFVPKSFWEQNCRIVYVARNPKDNMVSFFHFDRMNGIQPEPGDWSSYFQRFLEGKLAFGSWYDHVNAWWKKKQTYSKLHYMFYEDLIEDTGREIEKLCSFLGLTPSAEEKIKLASGVQFDKMKKNEMANYSTLPVLDFKVSPFMRKGKVGDWKNHFTVAQNEAFDKDYKDKMKDPTLKFRTEI from the exons ATGGATTGTATAACGCGACCGGAACTGGTTGATTTCCACGGAGTCTCAATGACTCATTATTTCACGGATAACTGGGAAAATGTGCAAAACTTTCAGGCCAGACCAGATGATATACTTATTGCAACATACCCCAAAGCAG GGACCACATGGGTCTCCTACATTCTTGACCTGCTGTATTTTGGTCAGATATCTCCAGAGCGTCAGACGTCCATCCCTATCTATGATAGGGTGCCTTTTTTGGAGATCATAGTGCCAGGCTTGGATTCAG GAAAAGACTTGATAGACAACCTCCCCACCACCCCTAGACTGATCAAAACTCATCTTCCCATCCAGTTTGTGCCAAAGTCATTTTGGGAGCAAAACTGCCGG ATTGTCTATGTAGCCCGCAATCCAAAGGACAACATGGTGTCGTTTTTCCACTTTGATCGCATGAATGGAATTCAACCAGAGCCTGGAGACTGGAGCAGCTATTTCCAGAGATTCTTGGAGGGAAAAC TTGCGTTTGGCTCCTGGTACGACCATGTGAACGCCTggtggaaaaagaaacaaacttacTCAAAACTCCATTACATGTTCTATGAAGATTTGATTGAG GATACTGGACGGGAAATAGAAAAACTCTGCTCTTTTCTCGGTTTGACTCCTTCAGCTGAGGAGAAGATAAAACTTGCAAGTGGAGTGCAGTTTGATAAGATGAAAAAGAATGAGATGGCCAACTATTCTACTTTACCAGTTTTGGATTTCAAGGTTTCTCCCTTCATGAGAAAAG GGAAGGTCGGTGACTGGAAGAATCACTTCACTGTGGCGCAGAATGAAGCTTTTGATAAGGACTACAAGGACAAAATGAAGGATCCCACACTGAAGTTTCGTACTGAAATATGA
- the LOC121651753 gene encoding cytosolic sulfotransferase 3-like → MMELPPRPTLFDFHGVSMTSYFTDNWDNIQNFKARPDDIVIASYPKAGNTWVSYILDLLYFSHMSSDRQDSVPLFERVPFLEILFPGFPSGVDELTQLTTFPRIIKTHLPVHFMPKTFWEQNSKIIYVARNAKDTAVSYFHFDRMNMAQPEPGDWSSYLQRFMEGKLVFGSWYEHVRGWWEKKQTSSNILYLFYEDLIEDTEQELGRLCSFLGLSPTTALKKEVTKKVLFDNMKNNKMANGSTDEAFDFKISPFMRKGKVGDWKNHFTVQQDEQFNEDYAKKMKNTDLQFRTVL, encoded by the exons ATGATGGAGTTGCCACCTCGACCTACACTGTTTGACTTCCACGGAGTCTCCATGACCAGTTACTTCACTGACAACTGGGACAACATACAGAACTTTAAAGCAAGACCAGATGATATTGTCATTGCATCTTATCCAAaagcag GAAACACATGGGTGTCTTATATCCTGGACCTTTTGTATTTCAGCCACATGTCATCTGACCGACAGGACTCAGTCCCGCTTTTTGAAAGagttccatttctggagatccTCTTTCCTGGGTTTCCTTCGG GAGTGGATGAgctcacacaattaaccactttTCCACGCATTATAAAAACACACCTACCAGTCCATTTCATGCCCAAAACCTTCTGGGAACAGAACTCTAAG ATCATCTATGTGGCTCGCAATGCCAAGGACACAGCGGTGTCTTATTTCCACTTTGATCGCATGAACATGGCCCAGCCGGAGCCTGGTGACTGGAGCAGTTACCTCCAGAGATTTATGGAGGGGAAAT TGGTGTTTGGTTCCTGGTACGAACATGTGAGAGGCTGGTGGGAGAAGAAGCAGACAAGTTCTAACATCCTGTATTTGTTCTACGAGGATCTGATTGAG GACACCGAACAAGAGCTCGGTCGACTCTGCTCCTTCCTGGGATTGTCTCCAACCACTGCACTGAAGAAAGAAGTaacaaaaaaagttctgtttgataacatgaaaaacaacaagaTGGCAAATGGCTCGACGGATGAAGCCTTTGATTTCAAGATATCCCCTTTCATGCGCAAAG GAAAGGTTGGTGATTGGAAAAATCATTTCACTGTTCAGCAGGATGAACAGTTTAATGAAGACTATGCgaagaagatgaaaaacacTGACCTTCAATTTCGCACAGTTCTGTAG